Within the Salvia hispanica cultivar TCC Black 2014 chromosome 4, UniMelb_Shisp_WGS_1.0, whole genome shotgun sequence genome, the region ATTGTGTATGAGACAACTAAGATGGGCCATGACCCATGTGACTTAAAACTAGATATAAtgcaactatatatattttcaatttatgaatgaaaaatgttgtatTAAAAGATTAGGTAAAATGTTTGGCAGTAATCAATGCAAGCATGATTACGTACAACTCGTTGAGCAATACATTATATGCCCActtatgattatttaattagaaaatttgtcGTCACcgatgttttatttattgttgaaaataataataaggtTTATATAAGTAACATATCATTTCATACCTGAGGCaaatcttattaattaatgtttgggCAACCTGAAACCTCGGAAGCTTCATTTTCAGAGACAGGAATGTAGAGTTTACTATTACTCCGCGTCTAACGGGATTTGATTATAAATACTGAACCACACTTCTTCTGATGTTCGGTCTCAGGTGTGAAATAAGGGAGGGGGGGAGGAGCAAATCAGTTGTAGTAATCACATCAAAGGCATCAATGCCACCAATGGAATAAACATAGCATcagaaaatatattacacaGCCAAAACATTGTTTTGTGCGTGCATTTGCATATAATGGCATTCAATACATCCAACTACTAAATCAACCAAGATGAAAAATTGGTTGATTGAGATTAACTTAAACCTACATCTAATAGCACCCCATTAAGCATGCAAAAAAGGGATGTAACACCAACATGGCTACGTAAACTATGCCCATCAACCTTCACATCCCCTGCTTTTCCTCCAAGATATGGAGGATGCGGTCTTACTTGTCAGTGATCGAGAAACCGGTGAATAGATCCAAACGTTCCGACTCCTTCACAAGAATGTCTAGTGCCATGAATCTGTGCTTCCACGGTAGGAGAGGGATATTATCAAGCATCTTGCTGATCTCGACTCGCTTCGCACTCAAATCAAAGTCGTAGCCATGCGAGACGATGAAGTCTGAAGGCGGTCACTAGTATCCTCATGTATCTTGGTCATCACCTCCAACATAGACTCCATCACATCCTCCGGCTTCCTCTTGCGGTTGCGCTTCTCGCAGAGCTTGGGCTCCTGAAACTTTTCGTGTCAGAACATCAGTGAAGAAATCCTCAACGATGTATGGAGCCATGTTTGGCTGAGACTCGTCAGACACAGATGTGTCCTTCTTGTTCAGCTGCTTACAAATCCTCGACCGCACCTCGTTGCCTCGATCCTTCCTGAATACGGACTTCCAATCCTTCCAGTATGGCCACGACTTGTTGCACATTGTTTTGGCACTGCTGTCGGCCTATGATGACAAAAAGGAAGGGGACTTTGGGTCACCATAAGTATGCAACATATGTAAGTTTACATCAAAACTTAAAAAGCACCTTCACAATTTGAGCCCATTGCTCGTCATTGCACTCAATCTTGTAGTCGTTATTGGAGTTGAACCCGACTCTGCTACGATCAAGTATGAGGGACAGAGGGTCGTACTCACGCTTCCACATGGTGATCTTGGAGTTAATGTGTGGACTAACCTTGAGCTCTGTGTAGGGTAGCTCGCGCTTCATGACCTGATACACCCGAGTGGCATATCCATTGCGGAAACCATTATCAGATTTCCAGTCACAGGCAACTAGGTCATGGAGCGCGACCAACAACGCTTCTTCCTCACGTTTTGACCACGACCGGTGCGTTTGGTCACCGTTCAGCTTCTCCACATGTCCAGTACCTGCAACACCTGAAAAATAAGTTCAGCATATAGGTAGTGTACACAACACGAACTACATATGCGGAGTGGTGCAAGAGATACAATATACCAGATGGGCTTCCCTTGTTTGTGAGCTTGCGCTGTCCCTTGGACGCCATCGAAGCAAATGCAATTGGCGAATGGATTTGAGAGTGGATTTGTGATAGAAAGTATGAAGAGAGGGGGTGCTTATATGGTGGGAACGAAGAGTAGTCAGcgacaaaatggaaaataatcCACACCAACCTGCAAGATTAGCAAGGACGACGAAGGGTGTAGGAGTCATTTCTTCCGAAAAAATAGGGACATGTTAgacttcataatatttccCCAGTTTTGTTGAACAATGTCGAAGGCTACCAAATGAAGGATTAAGAAAGAAACGAAAGTCTACCAAACGGTGCATTATGTTGTATTACTTATCAACATCAAACACTCTTGGCTGAACCAAACGCACCCTTAATAAATATGCCAACTATATCATCTTAGGTTCATGGGGTTAATTCTTTTTAGTTATAGGGCATTATTTACATTCCATAAatcttctgtttttttttttaaaattcctGCTTTAGAAGAGACGCATGAGCGTCATGCGTCGCCTTTTAATGAAACGTATGTTCGTGCTGCGTTTTAGGCTAAGACGCATGCCCGTAAtgcgttttttttaaatttaattggaaGACGGAtgaccctcatgcatcttagGGTAAAACGCATGAGGGTCATGCGTCTCTTGTTTGAACATAACAGATGCGAAACAAAGGCATTAGCTCATTATGCgcgagagaaagagagaaaagggcgATTTCTTGGGATTTCCGGCGATTCTCGGCgtttttagtagtattatattctaGTATGTTAATACTATGACTAATAATCAATACAATGATTTTGATGTgagctactccctccgtcccatattaGTAGTCCCGTTAACTTTTATGCACtcgattataaaaaaataataaatagttagagtggagaaatggtaaattatgAAAGAGAAgtatttattatcttttttataaacGAGTTCAGAAAAGTCAACGAGACTActaatgtgggacggagggagtattacattgcaatttctattttaataaaaaatttaataatatattatccctactcatcattttatttacaatttatatcaTTGTCAATGTCGTGAGCCATTATCGGCTGACTTTTTGATAGTAGGCTAGTAGCCGCCAGCTTAAGCACATCAACTTCACATCTATACGTGAGTCACATATTTGGAACACacagaaatttattttaattttatcgttttgaacaattattttttgtttagtttgaaGGTGTCTCCACCGTCGCCCTTCCCATTCTCCCGTCGCCGACGGgtgaccggacgtccgcccacgcccgtcctGAGTGCCCCTGCCATGGGCTCGCCCCTGGCgtcgacgtccgaccggacgtccgccactgtggcgaaggtcggacatcccggtcggacgtccgacatttttagttttatttatttatttatttattttaaataaactctataaatagggctcccccaacttcatttcattcacaccacttgtgttgacaagtttctctctcttaaaactacaaatttcatttctactacaatggagtacaatagaAACTCCCCCACCACGAGCGGAGGGAACACACCCGTGATTCCAATCAGATCGGAGGGAAATTTtgcggggatgaatccccagatggcggggatgggcggtacgcCGGCGATGACTCCCCAAATGTTCTACAATATGTACACTTGGATGAGTCAGATGATGCCAGGGGCAGCGGGTAAGCCGGCAAATATGTCGGGGATGGGTGGTACTATGCCAGGGGCagtggggatgggcggtatgccgccaaatatggcggAGGTGGGAgggatgatgcccggggcagtggggatgggcggtacgcCGCCAAATATGTCGGTGGGTGGGTCGATGCAACATAGGAGCCCGAGGACGCTTAGGGAATCTGTCTATCGgccatatatagatttgttggccGATGATTCCCCTACTTCTGTTCCAGAGACTCAGTACGCCGGCATcgagactttctcttttgaggatCTAGGGCTATCGCCGATCCGTGAGACTCCCCATGAGGCGGGGCCTGCTGCAAGGGGCAGGAGCAAAGGCAAGACCAAGGCCAGGAGCGGGGGTAGGGGCAAGGGCAAAGTCCCGAGCTCTTCCTCGCACATGGGgacagaggaggaggagggtgagGATGAGACTGAGAGGAGGACGATCTGGACCGTGTGGGAAAATGCCGCGCTTGCGAAGGCATGGATCGGTGTTGTAGAGGATCCCTACACCGGAGCGAACCAGTATGTTGACCGAATGTGGCATCGCATCAGTGCCGCCTACCGCGGCATCAAACCGGCTGGGGCGAAGCCTCGCATACCCGAGCAATGCCGGAAATAGTGGCTTCTGTTGAGGCCTAAGCTCAGTCGTTTTGCCGCCATCTACCAAAACAACATGCGCATGGTAAGCAGCGGCATGTCTGAGGATGATGTGAGGAGACAAACCTTGGCCCAGTACCCCAGCAAAGAGTTTGACCAGTGGGAGGCCTTTCTCGTGGTCAAGGATTCGCAAAAGTTTGCGATTGGTGTCGAACCGGGCTggaagcggacgaagatcaactcttccgGTGAGTACATCAGCATTGCTGATTCGCACGAGCTCCCCGAAGCCGAGGAAGTGGCCCCGCTACCATGAACAGACTCTCGCCGTCGTCGTCGCCCGATGGGGCAACAGGCTGCGCAGCGGATGGCGAGGGGAAGCGGCAGCGGCAGCGGGTCCTACGAGGTCGAATCGGAGGTCCTAGGAGGAGAAGAGGACAGCGTCCTCGCCCGCGTGCAGCAAACGAAGACCCTGATGCAGAGCACTTTGAAGTGGTATAACACGCAGGATCCAGTCTTGAAAAGGTTGTGCAAGGAGGTGGTCGACCAATGTCGGCGCGATTTAAGGATGCCACCCATTGATGATTATGGCGTCGAGATCGGGGGCGGGGACGTCGGAGGCGGCAGCGGCACGGGCGAcggggacgaggacgaggaggaggagtgagagccgagggtattatgtaattttatttttaaactatgtttttttttaattatgtaattttttttaattatgtaattttttttttaatgtaaatttcgTATTTTCCGTTCGTATTTgtgtcgaattttaattccgtgaattttaattttaattgtgaattaatttaattgtgggaagggctagtgggaagggctagtgcagtgggaagggctagtgatgtggcagtggaatgggaagggctagtgctgacgtggcatgcagtttttgtgggaagggctagtggaggggcgccaccggagacacCCTGACTCGACAGTTTATGAATATAGTCTTTATTCTTGGTTATATAACAATTTGATTACCACGtagaatataataattaaataaattaaattaaattaaattattaataatataaaattgaaagtttagTAACAAATCCAACTTAGTAACTAcgccctccgtcccacttaagatgatacatttttctttttagtttgtcccaaataagatgacacatttattttttttggaaacttgCTCTCCAATTAATCCATcaaaccattttttctcactcctactaaaatatttatttttctttgtctctctatttaatacttacactcacattttctctttccaattaaacacattaaccaataactcataaaatctcgtgccggccaagaaatgtgtcatcctagccgggacggaggtagtatataatttacaCGAAATTGAATAACAAtcgaaacaaattaattaagttaactAAATAATGATATGCAAAAATTATCGGATATTAAATAAGGATGTAAATATGGTTGTAAGTAATATCGAAACTTATGATGGATTACTAACTCACGCAAGGTCGTGTTAAAAACACACTTAAATGCAGAACGTAGaaccaaatatttaataaaatattcccTCGGTCCCGCTAAATATGAGACACCtgcttttcggcacatgattttatgtaatgttattttgtgagttaaatgaaaaagaataaagcaaaggaaaaaagtttttattttaggaaacgtttcatttttaatgggacaatccaaaataaaagcGAAAGGTTAAGttgaaaacatttatttatattgaagttgaaataaagtaggaaTTGAGAACACAAGTCGAAATAAGATAATGATAAGAGTTTCTCTGCATTGTccaattttatactccatccgtctcgctttagcagtcccattgacttttctgccatctttttgtaaaaatgataaaaaataattaaagaggagaaaaggtaaattaagagagagaataatatagagaagagtattatctacattattgtttctcttactttaccatttctccactttaactaatttttatcatttttacaaaaagagggtAGAAAAGTCAAtaggactgctaaagcgggatggagggagtataatggATCCGTAGGAAGACATGAGTTTGTCATGCATCGGATCGCCCGTGCTTGTTTTCCATGTTTGGGAGATGGCGGTGGAAAGCACGGAATGCAGCTCCGACACCGTCTTCAAGCGCAATTTTCTCCGCTAACTCCAGAGCTCGAGATTTCACCTACAACACACAAAgctaaatatttatatttatgtttaaggtttaaatcatgaatttgGTCTAATTCTAGTcttagtaaattttaaaattagaatattaaattaagatattacagtttttttcaaagaaaccaattttcttttattttccctCATGCTCTTATGTTTTATTCTTATTCTATTGAAAAATGTCGTTTTGAACATCAGCAAAAGATGTCAATTTGCATATGAATGGGATACAtgacaaaaattgaaacttgaTGATTTAGTATTTCGATTTCAAAGATAATCACTAAACTTGAAgatttaaatgactattaaTATAGGTAGTATGGATTGAGGTAAGAGATAGACTTGTGGTTGGAGCATGAAATTAATGGCTTCCGTGAGAGCTTGGACGGATAGGTGTTGTATGGGAATGGGAAGGCCTCCTACTCCCTTTTCGTGCATTATCTTTCCCCACAAAAATTGATCGCCACAGAATGGTACGACCGTTGTGGGACACTGCATTTACATACTCACATCAATCAACcatacaattaataattaatattattactaatagTACCCCTGCTTTGAGACCAGCTGCTGCCGTTCCCGGCCCGCCATGATGAACCTTGCCAAATGCTTCACTAATTAGCTCATTTACTTACTTAATTCATTAATCTTATAAACTCACCACCCCATCACATTGAGGAAACAACCAATCATGAGGGCAATCTGAAAGCACGAATACATCTTGTGGAATATCCACATCTGCAccataaatgaaatttatatattatctatttttaaatttatttgtgaatATAAACAAACTTACTAGTGCCCAAATCTCCCCACCCTGGATCTATGATACCTCTCTGCCCTGTCTTTTTCAGAGCTTCCAAAATCATACATGTCACTTTCTCTGATTTCTTCAAAGGCTAATCAATTAAGTTAGTTATAACCAATTAATGCATACCACCGTGCAATTAAATGTAATGTACATACCACGCTTCCAAACCCAAAATAAATTGGTTTCTTTCCCTTTTGCATCCATTCTACAAAATCTTCAGAGGCTTCATATTTGCTTCCAAGATTCAAGAAACAGTATCCCACCACGTCCACTAGAGGCCCCCACTCTACatatcacacacacacacacacacacacatatcaCATTCACATATGATATATATGCTTTTTgggataataataaaaaaaaaggagtacACTTTACCGTTGGGTTTGGGCAATACATGGGAACTCCACATATAGGATGTTGGGACTTGAGAAATCGAGATATGCCTACTATTCAAGAATCCAATGGGGCTAAGATTCAGCTTATTTTTCCTCATCCCATTAATAAATCCTCGTATTCCCCACCATATCATTAAATCAACTAGAGCATACGATAGCTATATAtatcaatcaagaaaatatCGCAACATTTGAAGTATATTAGTAtatctcaaaatcaaaaaagagaacctaaaaatttaaaaggacAAACATTTTACATACCCGTCCAGCCCGTTGAGTGAATGGGTGAGGGAAGGCTCGTGTTGGtctgtaaaataaaattctataagtattctaaAAATCCTTTAAAATCTGTTATTCTCcatgtaaatatattaatttaattgattgcAGCAATGACCATATCTATctataaattaacaattttatttatgtaatcaAAATGATGGAactgaataaattaaaacgtACGTCCAAGGTACTGTGAACATGATGTGGAGGGGAACACCGAGAGCTTCAGCTATATCTTTGCTTCCTgcttaaaataatacttttaaAAGATCAAAATTTCTGAGAAAAAATTCAATGATCAAGGCCGCATACCAAATTGAAGTGTGACGTGATATGCCTCACTAATCATTCTTTAACATATGGATTTATAGAGACTCCACTGaatatttctttataaaaatagatattattatAAGTTCCTATATtcaatactactactataaccTTATTATACTTGCgtttttattatcaaatttctTGCACTATGAGTTACAAGGGCGGAGCTACGCTGGGGCATGGGCCCGGGCCCCCAGCCATTCTACTTTTAAGTCTATTACATGTATTCAGAAGCATTAACCGTATGACTTGGTATTGCAGCTGGCAAGTCCACCGGCTTTAGATCATAATTGTGGGAGAGGTACTGAATTGGAATCTCAGACACgcctaactttttaaaatatttggcCAATGGCTTCTCGTCAAATAAATTGCAATATTTACCTAATCACTATgtaagattaatttttatatttttatctaatgctatattctaattttttttgtcaaattatattttagagatgtgatatattaattcaataacTATTTctatcaattcatttttttagagaTGTGTTTAATTCATGACTTTTAAAGGGTATAGtttgaaatgatattatttgttcaataacttgtaaatattgtaatatacatttttaaactattttttttattagtattgtaatataattaatagttttatcaaattttttaatatgtacGCTTAAACAATTGTTTTACTTATGgaaaaacttaattttattagtaggtaaaatttttttaaaggtCATCACAAAATTcttatatcaattattttcgatttattaaattttcttgaTATGCATTTATTTCTTGTGCACTAAATATCTGAAAACgttcctttattttttagatcttctaattctaaatgatgaaaaaaaggcaaaacatAAAAGGGTCTTCCTACGACTAATTTCGATGACAAaataatcgagagatacctaTATTTATTAACAGTGAgtgctaaaaaaaattttcttcttggaCCCCCCACCACAAAAtttctggctccgccactgataagttatactactatatctaATTATACTTGCGTTTTTTATGACCAAATTTCTTGCACTATGAGTTATAAACTGTATAATCCTTTGAGTAATGAACAGGAACATGaacttaacaaaataatatatatatatatatatatatatatatatatgggtgcgatcatatcataactcatatttatgtgataacctaataaccctatcattttatgggtcaaaagtatcatttttactaaaaatgatatttatacacgataaaaaaatatgtgatcatatcataacctatatttatggtgataacctaataaccctcattttatggacgaaaaatatcattttatggaacagaatatcattttatggaataaaagtatcattttatgcatgctgaaaaaatatcattttatcgtgtataaatatcatttttagtaaaaatgatacttttgacccataaaatgatagggttattaggttatcacataaatatgagttatgatatgatcgcacccatatatataatatttctcTTTAGACAGACgaagatttaatataacaaGCTTAATTCATGTCATTTACGTACTATTATTAGctatgtttatatttaatagtataattgtTCATACAtatgaaatggtaaaataatactccacaaGAATGAACCTATATAATCATTCATAGTTTCACATAGTTAACGTAAGGCTactgaattttatttatgattaattatgattaatatgTTTTGTTTGTAATGATAacttaaatttcttattttttttttcttgtcaaATAACAGTGATAGTTTcattattatagtattatcTTACCATTTTACAtgtatgaataattatataaaatataaagctagctaataataataagtaaatgatctgaaaactatttttttatattaagtcCTAATCTGTCTAATATAAtgagtaaattttaaaataagagtaGTAGTGTTTCCGTACCATAGTAGtggaaacatttttttctggcatagagattaaaaaaatgtgtttaatgtattaaattaaaatataataaggtataagagaggataaagtatagagaagaaagtaagagagaggaaaaagtaagtgagaagaaatgtgttacttttgctaaaaagaaaatgactccacAATCATGGAAtgtactaaaatgacaaaataactctactactatggaacgaagggagtatataataagtATAAGTTATATAACAACTCCTAAATTAGAAGTATCTATAAGATCCTAAATTTTTGGATAGTttccaaaattcataataatatcaatttttaaagaaatgaatgtATTTAGTGGGACCTTCATAAATTCATATGTCAAAGATTATTAATGGGGCATATCATATCACATTGTCATTTGGTATACCTTGACCACTGATTTTTTCCTCGAAATCCTCGAAATTTAGAGGTCAtgacttaaaaatttaaaatccacCCATGCTTTAATATTGTGAGGTGCATAAATCAACATTTCacgaaaattcaaataacGATTTTCTTGCATAATTTCATATGTCCGTAAATATGTGTCAATTCGAATCAAGTTTTAAACTGTGAAATAACGCATGTGTCTCaccatataataattatatttgtagTATAAATGACTATTcacctaattttaaaatatttcacgAATAatagttcataaaaaaaattcaagataaagattaaaaaagaTACTAATAAGacacgaaaaaaaaaattattcgtgatataaaaattaaagcaattttaaagtataattgtaaaaaggtatacttagagcatccactgTAGGTGGATGCTTTTTGGtggacaactttttttttgtccatagccccattttatttgtccacagccacaaaaaaaagtgtccgcagcaatagtggacactttttggtggacaaatttcactttattttatttattgtatattttaattcaattacaattaaaattatcggactataaataattagagaacgagataataataaaattaaaaagttcaatGAGACCAAATATTCGTTGTATTCATGGATACCGGAAAATTACACAacgaacattttttttaaaaaacatacaaaaacaaataaaaacaccgCCACCATCTACTCGGTGGCGGAGTCGGAATCCTCTGCCTCATCTTCGTCGCCCACTCCCCCCGCGCCGGCGCCCCTGCCCCCGCCGCCCCCGGCGTCAGCCCCAGATCCTCTCTGATCCTACACATCAGGTCATAGTATATCGCCTTGGTGATCGGGTCGGTGGCCAACTCGTAGAAACGGCAGTTATCTTGCAGTTGTTTCATCAACTGCACATTCAGGTTCCTGTTCAAGACCACATGGGCCCCATGGTCCACGGACTGAGCTCCAGAAGGCGCCTGCGCGCCTCGCGATCCAGACGCGGCCGCCGAGTAGCGGGAGGAACCTGCAGACATTCGGGCGCTACGGATACGGCCTTCGCCCCGGAGGGCGTGAGTGCCTGGTGTGTGTATCAGAGGGCTCCTTCGCTTGGGCGTCGTTGAGGTCGATTGATTgtccgccgctgctgctgctgtagTTCCCGGCTCTGTTGCGTCTATTGCGCTTCGCCGCGTGACCCTCGGTCTCCTCTGCACAGATGGCCTTGAATTTTGGGCAGTTCTCGAGAACGAGAAACTCCTCCCAGTGGTTGAACCTAGGCTTATATAGCGCGTTGTATTGGGACACAGACAGAGCCTTCACGTCGGCTTCGTTGCGGCCACTCTCAGCGTTGAGAAGGTTGTTGCCGTAGATGCCCGCGAACTTCTTGGTGGGTGTCAGAATCCTCCCAAACTTTTTCCGGAGCTATTCCGCGTCACGCGGTTTGGCGCCTCTCGGCTTGAACTCATTGTAGGTCAACAAGACGCGCTTCCAAAAGCCCATCTCGGTCTGATCGGTGCCAACACAGGGGTCTGATGTGACGGCATCCCATGCCCTCGCCACAGCAATCGACTCGTCTTTGGTGTAGTGCCCGCCCCGACTTGTTACCGCCGACTCGCTAccgccgctgccgctgccatccccgtcgccgtcgccgccggcCCGCCCCCCACCGCCGTTGCCGCCGGCCCTCCCCCCACCGCCGTTGCCGCCGCCCCTCCCACCACCACCGTTGCCGCCCCTCCCACCACCACCGTTGCCGCCGCCTCTCCCACCATCGCCGTCCCCGCCGCCTCTCCCACCACCGCTGTCGCCGGAAGATCTCGTCGGCGGGGTCTCCGGTAGGCCCGGACTCATCAGCCCCATTATCTGCTCCAGTGTGAACCTATCGAAATCCGACAAAGGAGTCTGGGTGCGCTGgaaagagtgaaaaaaaaaagaaaaaaaaaggggtaTCCGGCCGCGGATGGTTGGGCGAGTCTATAGTGGGTCGATAATCTCCATATGCCGAACGACCCAAATTCCTCTGATGAGAAGATTGGCCCCGATATTGGCTTTGTTGC harbors:
- the LOC125219528 gene encoding sterol 3-beta-glucosyltransferase UGT80B1-like isoform X1 → MTIDYENVIPKLKIALLVVGTRGDVQPFLALALRLQEYGHCVRLATHSQFDGFVSSAGVNFYPLGGDPRIMAECFVRARSILTPRPRDMALQRKQLRNVIESLLPACTQPDPVSTEPFRAEAIIANPPAFGSKDIAEALGVPLHIMFTVPWTPTRAFPHPFTQRAGRLSYALVDLMIWWGIRGFINGMRKNKLNLSPIGFLNSRHISISQVPTSYMWSSHVLPKPNEWGPLVDVVGYCFLNLGSKYEASEDFVEWMQKGKKPIYFGFGSVPLKKSEKVTCMILEALKKTGQRGIIDPGWGDLGTNVDIPQDVFVLSDCPHDWLFPQCDGVVHHGGPGTAAAGLKAGCPTTVVPFCGDQFLWGKIMHEKGVGGLPIPIQHLSVQALTEAINFMLQPQVKSRALELAEKIALEDGVGAAFRAFHRHLPNMENKHGRSDA
- the LOC125219528 gene encoding sterol 3-beta-glucosyltransferase UGT80B1-like isoform X5; the encoded protein is MTIDYENVIPKLKIALLVVGTRGDVQPFLALALRLQEYGHCVRLATHSQFDGFVSSAGVNFYPLGGDPRIMAECFVRARSILTPRPRDMALQRKQLRNVIESLLPACTQPDPVSTEPFRAEAIIANPPAFGSKDIAEALGVPLHIMFTVPWTPTRAFPHPFTQRAGRLSYALVDLMIWWGIRGFINGMRKNKLNLSPIGFLNSRHISISQVPTSYMWSSHVLPKPNEWGPLVDVVGYCFLNLGSKYEASEDFVEWMQKGKKPIYFGFGSVPLKKSEKVTCMILEALKKTGQRGIIDPGWGDLGTNVDIPQDVFVLSDCPHDWLFPQCDGVCPTTVVPFCGDQFLWGKIMHEKGVGGLPIPIQHLSVQALTEAINFMLQPQVKSRALELAEKIALEDGVGAAFRAFHRHLPNMENKHGRSDA
- the LOC125219528 gene encoding sterol 3-beta-glucosyltransferase UGT80B1-like isoform X4; its protein translation is MTIDYENVIPKLKIALLVVGTRGDVQPFLALALRLQEYGHCVRLATHSQFDGFVSSAGVNFYPLGGDPRIMAECFVRARSILTPRPRDMALQRKQLRNVIESLLPACTQPDPVSTEPFRAEAIIANPPAFGSKDIAEALGVPLHIMFTVPWTPTRAFPHPFTQRAGRLSYALVDLMIWWGIRGFINGMRKNKLNLSPIGFLNSRHISISQVPTSYMWSSHVLPKPNEWGPLVDVVGYCFLNLGSKYEASEDFVEWMQKGKKPIYFGFGSVKSEKVTCMILEALKKTGQRDVDIPQDVFVLSDCPHDWLFPQCDGVVHHGGPGTAAAGLKAGCPTTVVPFCGDQFLWGKIMHEKGVGGLPIPIQHLSVQALTEAINFMLQPQVKSRALELAEKIALEDGVGAAFRAFHRHLPNMENKHGRSDA
- the LOC125219528 gene encoding sterol 3-beta-glucosyltransferase UGT80B1-like isoform X2, which produces MTIDYENVIPKLKIALLVVGTRGDVQPFLALALRLQEYGHCVRLATHSQFDGFVSSAGVNFYPLGGDPRIMAECFVRARSILTPRPRDMALQRKQLRNVIESLLPACTQPDPVSTEPFRAEAIIANPPAFGSKDIAEALGVPLHIMFTVPWTPTRAFPHPFTQRAGRLSYALVDLMIWWGIRGFINGMRKNKLNLSPIGFLNSRHISISQVPTSYMWSSHVLPKPNEWGPLVDVVGYCFLNLGSKYEASEDFVEWMQKGKKPIYFGFGSVKSEKVTCMILEALKKTGQRGIIDPGWGDLGTNVDIPQDVFVLSDCPHDWLFPQCDGVVHHGGPGTAAAGLKAGCPTTVVPFCGDQFLWGKIMHEKGVGGLPIPIQHLSVQALTEAINFMLQPQVKSRALELAEKIALEDGVGAAFRAFHRHLPNMENKHGRSDA
- the LOC125219528 gene encoding sterol 3-beta-glucosyltransferase UGT80B1-like isoform X3, with the protein product MTIDYENVIPKLKIALLVVGTRGDVQPFLALALRLQEYGHCVRLATHSQFDGFVSSAGVNFYPLGGDPRIMAECFVRARSILTPRPRDMALQRKQLRNVIESLLPACTQPDPVSTEPFRAEAIIANPPAFGSKDIAEALGVPLHIMFTVPWTPTRAFPHPFTQRAGRLSYALVDLMIWWGIRGFINGMRKNKLNLSPIGFLNSRHISISQVPTSYMWSSHVLPKPNEWGPLVDVVGYCFLNLGSKYEASEDFVEWMQKGKKPIYFGFGSVPLKKSEKVTCMILEALKKTGQRDVDIPQDVFVLSDCPHDWLFPQCDGVVHHGGPGTAAAGLKAGCPTTVVPFCGDQFLWGKIMHEKGVGGLPIPIQHLSVQALTEAINFMLQPQVKSRALELAEKIALEDGVGAAFRAFHRHLPNMENKHGRSDA